In one Crocinitomicaceae bacterium genomic region, the following are encoded:
- a CDS encoding bifunctional phosphoglucose/phosphomannose isomerase — MKELIEGVNKQISEAIEIGAMSKFNSSGKKFSCVLVCGLGGSGIGGKIVSQLVSDELKIPFLISNEYGIPACVNEHTLLIASSYSGNTEETIAAVKAAQKRNAEIVVIASGGELLEMAIEYKWNHLIVPKGQQPRAMLLYSLIQQLYALNKYGLISDNLLNNLPELPTFIGSVRNMIQDEAKRVAAFLHKHTPVIYAAAGFEGIAVRFRQQLNENAKMLCWHHVLPEMNHNELVGWAGGNEQLAVVYIKTDFDHPRTSYRWEICKEIIAAKTPAVTEIRAKGKTRLEQNIYLIHLTDWVSIMVAELKQVDSVEVNVISHLKSEMGKKP, encoded by the coding sequence ATGAAAGAATTAATTGAGGGTGTAAACAAACAAATCAGTGAGGCCATTGAAATTGGAGCAATGTCAAAATTCAATTCCAGTGGTAAAAAGTTTTCTTGCGTTTTGGTTTGTGGTTTAGGCGGTTCAGGTATTGGCGGAAAAATTGTGAGCCAATTAGTTTCAGATGAGCTCAAAATTCCTTTTCTGATTTCAAATGAATACGGCATACCGGCTTGTGTTAATGAGCACACCTTGTTGATTGCATCATCTTACTCAGGCAATACGGAAGAAACCATTGCCGCAGTTAAAGCTGCTCAAAAAAGAAATGCTGAAATTGTGGTTATAGCTTCAGGTGGTGAATTATTGGAAATGGCTATTGAGTATAAGTGGAACCACTTAATTGTTCCAAAAGGTCAACAACCCAGGGCAATGCTCCTGTATTCCTTAATTCAGCAGTTGTATGCGTTGAATAAATATGGATTAATTTCAGATAACCTACTTAATAATCTGCCTGAGCTTCCAACTTTTATTGGCTCTGTTAGAAACATGATTCAAGATGAAGCAAAACGAGTTGCTGCTTTTTTACATAAACACACTCCGGTAATTTATGCGGCAGCCGGCTTTGAAGGTATTGCTGTGCGTTTCAGACAACAGTTGAATGAAAACGCAAAAATGCTTTGCTGGCATCATGTGCTGCCTGAAATGAATCACAACGAGTTAGTGGGTTGGGCAGGCGGAAATGAGCAGCTGGCCGTAGTGTATATTAAAACAGATTTTGATCATCCGCGCACAAGCTACCGCTGGGAAATTTGTAAAGAAATCATTGCCGCTAAAACTCCTGCTGTTACTGAAATTAGAGCAAAAGGGAAGACACGGCTTGAACAAAACATCTACCTCATTCATTTGACTGATTGGGTTTCTATCATGGTCGCCGAGCTTAAACAAGTTGATTCTGTTGAGGTGAACGTGATTTCACACCTCAAATCTGAAATGGGCAAAAAACCCTGA
- the folB gene encoding dihydroneopterin aldolase — protein sequence MTNIVEVNGVEVFAYHGCMEEEAKLGGKFIVDVALYTNFMTSAETDLLSDTIDYVRVREIIVEQMAIRSKLIEHVANRILQRFRAEFKLLEKAKIKIRKIDPPIGGVVKDVAVIIEA from the coding sequence ATGACCAATATTGTAGAAGTAAACGGCGTAGAAGTTTTTGCATATCATGGTTGCATGGAAGAAGAAGCCAAATTGGGTGGAAAATTTATTGTAGATGTCGCTCTGTATACAAATTTTATGACGTCCGCTGAGACAGATTTGTTGTCAGACACAATTGATTATGTAAGGGTAAGAGAGATCATTGTTGAGCAAATGGCAATAAGATCAAAACTAATTGAACATGTTGCTAACCGCATATTACAACGATTCCGAGCTGAATTTAAACTATTGGAGAAAGCAAAAATTAAAATCAGAAAAATTGATCCGCCGATTGGGGGCGTTGTAAAAGATGTTGCAGTAATTATTGAGGCATAA
- a CDS encoding glutamate--tRNA ligase produces the protein MSKRVRVRFAPSPTGPLHLGGVRTALYNYLFAKKNNGDFLLRIEDTDENRFVPGAMQYILESLKWCGIEPNEGEGYGGDKGPYIQSLRKDMYRPYAEELVKNGAAYLAFDTAEELDQMREKAKQTGMPNWQYNAITRSSMKNSLTLSKEEVDKRMAAGEPYTIRMKMPRNTDIKFEDTIRGWITVNTNNLDDKVLFKESGMPTYHLANIVDDHLMDITHVIRGEEWLPSAPLHVLLYEAFGWERPLFAHLPLILRPDGNGKLSKRDGDRLGFPVFPLDWMSPEGEKYTGYRETGYFPDAFINMLALLGWNPGNNQEIFTLEELVNEFSLERVGKSGSRFDPEKTRWFNQQYLRNKSDEQLADLLSPLLKDTGKTHSQPFLVGVCGLMKERATFVKDILSDGDFFFSESVQFDQSVVDKKWNAETSNLMEELTNLLSEITEFNTENIEKKFSSYLEEKKLGFGKVGPGFRLLVTGKGAGPSMFSVCALLGKETVMQRMKNGIAILNKKQ, from the coding sequence ATGTCAAAAAGAGTAAGGGTACGATTTGCCCCAAGTCCGACAGGACCACTTCACTTAGGCGGCGTGAGAACGGCGCTTTATAATTATCTATTTGCAAAAAAAAACAACGGAGATTTTCTACTGCGCATTGAAGATACAGATGAGAACAGATTTGTACCCGGAGCCATGCAATATATTTTGGAATCATTGAAATGGTGTGGTATAGAGCCCAATGAAGGAGAGGGTTATGGAGGAGATAAAGGACCGTATATACAGTCACTCAGAAAAGATATGTACCGACCATATGCTGAAGAATTAGTAAAAAATGGCGCCGCATACCTAGCCTTTGATACAGCCGAAGAGCTAGATCAAATGCGTGAAAAAGCAAAGCAAACCGGTATGCCTAACTGGCAATACAACGCCATTACCCGGTCAAGTATGAAAAATTCACTGACACTTTCTAAAGAAGAAGTTGATAAAAGAATGGCGGCAGGAGAACCATACACCATACGTATGAAAATGCCGCGCAACACAGATATTAAATTTGAAGACACCATCCGCGGTTGGATTACTGTTAACACGAATAATTTAGATGATAAAGTGCTGTTCAAAGAATCAGGCATGCCCACATATCATTTAGCCAACATTGTTGATGATCATTTAATGGACATTACACACGTCATACGCGGTGAAGAGTGGCTGCCGTCCGCGCCGCTTCATGTTTTATTGTATGAAGCTTTTGGCTGGGAACGCCCTTTGTTTGCGCATTTACCACTCATATTGCGTCCAGACGGAAATGGAAAATTGAGTAAGCGTGACGGAGATCGTTTAGGCTTTCCGGTTTTTCCATTAGATTGGATGAGTCCTGAAGGTGAAAAATATACCGGGTATCGTGAAACAGGTTATTTCCCTGATGCGTTTATTAACATGCTGGCATTACTAGGCTGGAACCCGGGAAATAATCAAGAAATATTCACATTGGAAGAATTGGTCAATGAATTTTCTCTTGAGCGAGTTGGTAAATCAGGTTCACGTTTTGATCCTGAAAAAACACGATGGTTCAATCAACAATACTTGAGAAATAAATCAGATGAGCAACTTGCCGACTTGCTTTCACCGTTGCTTAAAGACACAGGCAAAACCCATTCACAGCCCTTTTTAGTTGGCGTTTGTGGACTAATGAAAGAGCGTGCAACGTTTGTAAAAGACATTCTTTCTGATGGAGATTTCTTCTTTTCAGAATCAGTTCAGTTTGATCAAAGCGTAGTAGATAAAAAATGGAATGCGGAAACATCAAACTTAATGGAAGAACTGACTAATTTACTTTCAGAAATAACAGAATTCAATACAGAAAATATTGAAAAGAAATTCTCATCATATCTTGAAGAAAAGAAATTGGGGTTTGGTAAAGTTGGCCCTGGATTCCGGTTGTTGGTAACCGGCAAAGGTGCGGGTCCTTCAATGTTTTCAGTGTGCGCCTTACTTGGAAAAGAAACCGTAATGCAGAGAATGAAAAACGGCATTGCAATACTCAATAAAAAACAATAA
- a CDS encoding ATP-binding protein: protein MLSIEIASKLEKIHEVESLVDKVSAEMGLSEDHYGNVLIAVTEAVNNAIIHGNKYSNDKSVVVSVAKGDKEIIFTVSDKGSGFDFNNLPDPTSPENIEKPDGRGIFLMKNLSDGVAFENAGSTVRITFAVANV from the coding sequence ATGTTGAGTATTGAAATTGCCTCTAAGCTGGAAAAAATTCATGAGGTAGAATCATTGGTTGATAAGGTTTCTGCAGAAATGGGCTTGAGCGAAGATCATTATGGAAACGTCTTGATTGCCGTTACTGAGGCTGTCAACAATGCTATTATCCATGGCAATAAATACTCAAATGATAAATCTGTCGTGGTTTCTGTTGCAAAAGGTGATAAGGAAATAATTTTCACGGTTTCTGATAAGGGTAGTGGTTTTGATTTCAATAATCTGCCGGATCCAACATCTCCTGAGAATATAGAGAAGCCTGATGGTCGAGGAATATTTTTAATGAAAAATTTATCTGACGGTGTGGCGTTTGAGAACGCAGGTTCAACTGTGCGTATTACATTTGCAGTCGCAAATGTTTAA
- the ybeY gene encoding rRNA maturation RNase YbeY, which translates to MFKISFNFVKVKVKSFQPGKNKTWLKSCVLDLGFSACNLSYVFVGDDELHKMNLKFLKHDTLTDIITFDFNEKNSLSGEMYISLERVEENAGKFGVALTEELRRVMIHGVLHLAGFGDKTRSEKIKMRSLEKKYIDF; encoded by the coding sequence ATGTTTAAGATCAGTTTTAATTTTGTCAAAGTAAAAGTCAAGTCATTTCAGCCCGGTAAAAATAAAACTTGGTTAAAGAGCTGCGTGTTGGATCTTGGTTTTTCTGCTTGCAACCTATCTTATGTTTTTGTTGGTGATGATGAGCTTCATAAAATGAACCTTAAATTTCTAAAACACGACACTTTAACTGATATTATCACCTTTGATTTTAACGAAAAAAATAGTTTATCGGGTGAGATGTATATAAGCTTGGAAAGGGTCGAAGAAAACGCTGGTAAGTTTGGCGTTGCGTTGACTGAAGAATTAAGACGTGTGATGATTCACGGTGTTCTACATCTGGCGGGGTTCGGAGACAAAACAAGGAGTGAGAAAATTAAAATGCGTAGTCTAGAGAAAAAATATATTGACTTTTGA